TTAGGATCACGCCCACCGGGAAGTGAATATGAATAGACGAGCATTTCATCGCGCTGCGCTTGGGGTTGCCTCCGGTGCCCTCTGCCGTGGCCTCTTCGCGCAGGGTTCCGCCCCATATGAACCCACCTGGGCCTCGCTGAAGACTCACCCGGTTCCGGACTGGTATCGCAACGCCAAGTTCGGCATCTTCGTTCATTGGGGTCTGTACTCCGTGCCCGCTTGGGCTGTGCCCACTGGAGAACTGGGCAAGGTCGAGCCGGGCAAATGGTTCATCGATAACCCCTATGCCGAGTGGTACCTGAACACGTTGCGAATCGCCGGTTCGCCCACGGCGAAACACCACGCCGAGACGTACGGCAAGGATTTCGACTACTACAATTTCAGGCCGATGTTCAACAAAGCCGTGGCCGCCTGGGACCCGAATGTCATGGCCTCGCTATTTCATGGCGCCGGCGCCCGCTATGTGGTGCTCACAACCAAGCATCACGACGGCTTCACGCTGTTTCCCAGTCGCGTGAAGAACCCGCGTCACCCCGGCCTCTCGACAACCCGCGACCTCGTCGGCGATCTGGCCGCCGCTGTGCGCGGCAAAGGCATGAAGATGGGCACATACTACTCCGGCGGCCTGGATTGGACGTTTACCAGTGAACCAATCCGCAATTTTGCCGATATCCGCGCCAGGGTTCCGCAGTCGGAGGAGTACGCGCAATACGCCGACGCGCACTGGCGCGAACTGATCGAGCGTTATCGGCCCGCCGTCATGTGGAACGACATCGATTACCCCAAGGCCGGGAAGCTTCCCCAGTTGTTTGCACAGTTCTACAATACCGTTCCCGACGGCGTGATC
Above is a genomic segment from Candidatus Binatia bacterium containing:
- a CDS encoding alpha-L-fucosidase; its protein translation is MNRRAFHRAALGVASGALCRGLFAQGSAPYEPTWASLKTHPVPDWYRNAKFGIFVHWGLYSVPAWAVPTGELGKVEPGKWFIDNPYAEWYLNTLRIAGSPTAKHHAETYGKDFDYYNFRPMFNKAVAAWDPNVMASLFHGAGARYVVLTTKHHDGFTLFPSRVKNPRHPGLSTTRDLVGDLAAAVRGKGMKMGTYYSGGLDWTFTSEPIRNFADIRARVPQSEEYAQYADAHWRELIERYRPAVMWNDIDYPKAGKLPQLFAQFYNTVPDGVIDNRFGVEFADFTTPEYAKYDKITEKKWESCRGLGFSFGYNQVEGPEQVIAADKLIALLVDIVSKNGNLLLNVGPKPDGSISEIQLDRLHKLGDWLAVNGEGIFDTHPWVRASPPAASGPQVRFTHKGDSLYAFFLERPEAPRVTLPGVVASEGTAVRVLGAGADTKWEQQGRDVLVNIGQTPGPYAMGLRITPAPRALD